Proteins encoded by one window of Grus americana isolate bGruAme1 chromosome 7, bGruAme1.mat, whole genome shotgun sequence:
- the LOC129208464 gene encoding uncharacterized protein LOC129208464 yields the protein MLFSSCLLWKTLVFIGLAVILADFTDIGAFASPSECERATIGDVNESLEKYSKCLNEMIAKGEKAAINSLVWRLQETLDLLRPAQEKFCKQLPPCPLPLAPRNGGLVCVTIGNAQYCKPMCNEGYDFQFLRRSRLYEVCGNATRFSWTTQLVGGKSLAVCNPSDTAISGAKSAYFPTNSTCLRTLAFTETQTEQLNVFLKELGEQGIDGSKRDEESDCIICGY from the exons ATGCTgttcagctcctgcctgctctggaaAACACTGGTTTTTATAGGTTTAGCAGTAATTCTTGCAG ATTTTACTGACATCGGAGCTTTTGCCAGTCCAAGTGAATGTGAAAGAGCAACCATAGGTGATGTGAACGAGAGTCTTGAG aaatattcaaaatgcCTTAATGAAATGATCGCCAAGGGTGAAAAAGCTGCAATCAATTCCCTTGTCTGGAGACTGCAAGAAACACTTGATCTCCTGCGCCCTGCTCAAGAGAAAT TTTGCAAGCAGCTGCCTCCATGCCCGCTCCCACTAGCCCCTAGAAATGGTGGGCTGGTGTGTGTCACCATTGGCAATGCTCAGTACTGCAAACCCATGTGCAACGAG GGTTATGACTTTCAATTCCTCAGAAGAAGTAGGCTGTATGAAGTATGTGGCAATGCCACCAGGTTTTCCTGGACAACACAGCTTGTTGGGGGAAAGTCACTGGCTGTTTGTAACC CCTCTGATACGGCCATCAGTGGAGCTAAATCTGCCTATTTCCCCACGAACAGCACCTGTCTGCGCACATTAGCCTTCACTGAAACTCAGACAGAGCAGCTAAACGTCTTCCTCAAGGAGCTTGGTGAGCAAGGCATCGACGGCTCCAAGCGTGACGAGGAGTCTGATTGTATCATCTGTGGTTACTAG